A stretch of the Photobacterium toruni genome encodes the following:
- a CDS encoding pilus assembly FimT family protein, producing MKHKLGFTLIELVIVIVILGILAVIAAPKFMSIQSDARKADLQQLAATLKSTIATVNAKAMIEGKETALSDTVDGIAIANGYPTATNSGIVQSLASSNAWYHYPIDIKKLALGDHFWSDWAGNKLQLNTGMMVFSLKNLSGLTQSQILNRHCYVMYFDLAAGDAASGKAQSNANDGKSTSGWRNKLYQLHKKIWQKGICPYVLKPFKLDSYFTICHQPTEGKGSAGDNLPSLNAPMIKVVDDKC from the coding sequence GTGAAGCATAAATTAGGTTTTACATTAATAGAGCTTGTGATCGTCATTGTCATTTTAGGTATCTTAGCCGTGATTGCTGCACCTAAATTTATGAGTATACAGTCAGATGCACGTAAGGCAGACTTACAGCAGTTAGCGGCAACCTTGAAATCGACTATTGCAACGGTGAATGCGAAAGCGATGATTGAGGGAAAGGAAACGGCATTAAGCGATACTGTTGATGGAATCGCAATAGCTAATGGTTATCCGACGGCAACAAACAGCGGTATTGTTCAATCCTTAGCTTCATCGAATGCTTGGTATCATTATCCTATTGATATAAAGAAACTTGCGTTAGGTGATCATTTTTGGAGTGATTGGGCAGGCAATAAGCTGCAATTAAATACGGGGATGATGGTCTTTTCATTAAAGAATTTATCAGGCCTTACGCAGTCACAAATTTTAAATCGTCATTGTTATGTAATGTATTTTGATTTAGCGGCGGGTGATGCGGCGTCTGGAAAAGCGCAGTCGAACGCTAACGATGGTAAATCTACGTCAGGTTGGCGAAATAAGTTATATCAGCTACATAAGAAAATTTGGCAGAAAGGAATTTGCCCTTATGTATTAAAGCCATTTAAATTAGATAGCTATTTTACTATTTGTCATCAGCCAACAGAGGGTAAAGGTAGCGCAGGTGATAATTTACCTAGTCTTAATGCTCCTATGATTAAAGTTGTTGATGATAAATGCTGA
- a CDS encoding outer membrane lipoprotein, with amino-acid sequence MKTKLLAVIIIASTFGLAGCATNPYGNAYNVNDARQMQQVYYGTVVRTQAVTLNGNGNGIGTLAGGAIGGILGSGVGGGTGSEIASIGGALLGGYLGNAAGNQVTKRNGVNLTIKMDSGRTVSIVQQVNSQVMFHTGERVQINESADGTSRVTPA; translated from the coding sequence ATGAAAACCAAACTTCTTGCTGTCATCATTATAGCCTCAACTTTCGGTCTCGCTGGCTGTGCGACCAACCCTTATGGCAATGCCTACAATGTAAATGATGCGCGTCAAATGCAACAAGTCTATTACGGTACGGTAGTACGTACTCAAGCGGTGACTCTAAATGGTAATGGTAATGGGATTGGCACATTAGCCGGAGGGGCTATTGGTGGCATTCTAGGATCAGGGGTTGGCGGCGGAACAGGCTCTGAAATTGCCTCTATTGGTGGTGCATTACTTGGTGGTTATTTAGGTAATGCCGCAGGTAATCAGGTGACTAAGCGTAATGGTGTTAACCTAACCATAAAAATGGATAGCGGTCGTACCGTTTCAATCGTCCAACAGGTCAACTCTCAAGTAATGTTCCATACAGGCGAACGCGTTCAAATAAATGAAAGCGCCGATGGTACTTCACGAGTAACGCCGGCTTAA